A region from the Bacteroidota bacterium genome encodes:
- a CDS encoding acyl-CoA carboxylase subunit beta has translation MAIEDKIQELLNKREEARLGGGLKRIDSQHSKGKFTARERIHLLLDEGSFEEYDMFMTHRSHDFGMDKLHFLSDAVVTGHGTIDGRVVYVFSQDFTVFGGSLSETFSQKICKVMDQAMKVGAPVIGINDSGGARIQEGVRSLAGYAEIFQRNIMASGVIPQISAIFGPCAGGAVYSPALTDFILMSKDTSYMFVTGPKVTKTVTGEIISTEDLGGSEVHSKKSGIAHFVSEDEREGILILRKLMSFLPQNNLEDPPITDCKDPIDRLDDLLNQIIPENPNKPYDVKDIIHTIVDNGEFLEVQCSYAQNIVIGFAKFDGMPVGIVANQPNYLAGVLDINSSRKAGRFVRFCDAFNIPIVTLVDVPGFLPGSSQEYGGIIIHGAKLLFAYGEATVPKVTITLRKSYGGAHDVMSSKQLRGDINYAWPSAEIAVMGPAGAIEILAGKEIAGITNEEDKAKLIAQKEEEYRTKFANPYEAAKYGYIDDVIEPRNTRFRIIRALRILATKKDSNPPKKHSNIPL, from the coding sequence ATGGCCATTGAAGATAAAATTCAAGAATTACTGAATAAAAGAGAAGAAGCCAGATTAGGCGGGGGGTTAAAACGAATTGATTCGCAGCACAGCAAAGGTAAATTTACTGCCCGTGAACGCATTCATCTTCTGTTAGATGAAGGAAGCTTTGAAGAATATGATATGTTTATGACACATCGTTCTCATGATTTTGGAATGGATAAACTTCATTTTTTATCCGACGCAGTAGTAACAGGACATGGAACAATTGACGGAAGGGTGGTGTATGTATTCTCTCAGGACTTTACAGTTTTTGGAGGTTCACTTTCCGAGACCTTTTCTCAAAAAATCTGCAAAGTTATGGATCAGGCCATGAAGGTTGGCGCACCGGTTATTGGGATTAATGATAGCGGGGGAGCACGAATTCAGGAAGGGGTAAGGAGTTTGGCAGGTTATGCCGAAATTTTCCAACGTAATATTATGGCTTCCGGTGTTATCCCTCAAATTTCTGCCATTTTTGGCCCGTGTGCAGGTGGAGCAGTTTACTCACCTGCTTTAACTGATTTTATCCTGATGAGCAAGGACACTAGCTATATGTTTGTTACCGGGCCAAAAGTTACCAAAACAGTAACAGGTGAAATAATTTCAACTGAAGATTTGGGAGGCTCTGAGGTTCATAGTAAAAAATCAGGAATCGCTCACTTTGTTTCAGAAGATGAGCGTGAAGGGATTTTAATTCTTCGTAAATTAATGAGCTTCCTTCCGCAAAATAATCTCGAAGATCCACCAATTACGGATTGTAAGGATCCTATTGACCGTTTGGATGATTTGTTAAATCAAATTATTCCGGAAAACCCAAACAAGCCTTACGATGTTAAAGATATTATACATACCATTGTTGACAATGGAGAATTTTTAGAGGTACAATGCAGTTACGCTCAGAATATAGTTATCGGTTTTGCAAAATTTGACGGGATGCCGGTTGGAATCGTAGCCAATCAACCAAATTATTTAGCCGGGGTTTTGGATATTAATTCTTCACGAAAAGCCGGCAGATTTGTACGCTTCTGCGATGCTTTCAATATCCCGATCGTAACATTGGTAGATGTACCGGGATTTTTACCTGGAAGTTCACAAGAATATGGGGGCATTATCATTCATGGTGCCAAACTGTTGTTTGCTTATGGTGAAGCTACGGTTCCTAAAGTTACCATAACCTTACGTAAATCATATGGGGGGGCTCATGATGTTATGAGTTCGAAACAGCTAAGAGGAGATATAAATTATGCTTGGCCTTCGGCCGAAATAGCTGTTATGGGACCGGCTGGTGCAATTGAAATACTGGCAGGCAAAGAAATAGCAGGAATTACAAATGAAGAAGATAAAGCCAAATTAATTGCTCAAAAAGAAGAAGAATACCGCACAAAATTTGCCAATCCTTATGAAGCTGCAAAATATGGCTATATCGATGATGTAATCGAACCTCGTAATACCAGGTTCAGAATTATTCGGGCATTAAGAATTTTAGCTACAAAAAAGGATTCAAATCCACCTAAAAAACACTCGAATATTCCACTATAA
- a CDS encoding acetyl-CoA carboxylase biotin carboxyl carrier protein subunit encodes MKKFNFKIRGNTYDVIIKYFEDGVAKVEVNGSPYQVEVQKSVQESKTPILVRQDIINPKGAHKIQKETSSVTKILAPLPGNIMQIFVKVGDKVVKNDKLLMYEAMKMENMIKAEKEGIVKTIKVQNGDSVLQGDLLIEIA; translated from the coding sequence ATGAAGAAGTTTAATTTTAAAATCAGAGGAAATACTTACGATGTTATAATTAAGTATTTTGAAGATGGAGTCGCAAAAGTAGAAGTAAATGGCTCACCTTATCAGGTTGAAGTTCAGAAATCTGTTCAGGAATCAAAAACACCGATTTTAGTTCGTCAGGATATTATAAACCCAAAAGGTGCACACAAAATCCAAAAAGAAACCAGTTCAGTTACTAAGATATTGGCACCTTTACCCGGAAATATCATGCAAATATTTGTTAAGGTAGGGGATAAAGTAGTTAAAAACGACAAACTCTTGATGTACGAAGCAATGAAAATGGAAAACATGATCAAAGCTGAAAAGGAAGGTATTGTAAAAACGATAAAAGTTCAAAATGGGGATAGTGTTCTTCAAGGCGACTTACTTATTGAAATAGCATAA
- the udk gene encoding uridine kinase, with translation MLIIGIAGGSGSGKTTVVNKIIKDIPKDSVSIISQDAYYFDNGHLSAQERAQINFDHPASIEFDLLIKHLDLLINGHSIPMPTYSYVTCARAKETITVHPRKVIIVEGILILTNEELRKRMNIKVYVDADADDRLMRISWRDIEERGRTFEKVLQHYKTFVKPMHLQFIEPTKRYADIIVPQGGNNHVAIDILSAKIKSMLDK, from the coding sequence ATGTTGATTATCGGAATTGCAGGTGGATCCGGATCTGGAAAAACCACCGTTGTGAATAAAATAATTAAGGATATCCCAAAGGATTCTGTATCGATCATTTCTCAAGATGCCTATTACTTCGATAATGGGCATTTATCCGCACAAGAAAGGGCACAAATCAATTTTGACCATCCAGCATCTATTGAATTTGATCTGTTAATCAAACATCTTGATTTATTAATTAACGGACACTCGATACCCATGCCAACATACTCATATGTTACTTGTGCCAGAGCAAAAGAAACGATCACCGTTCATCCCCGTAAAGTGATCATTGTTGAAGGTATCCTGATTTTAACCAATGAAGAACTCCGCAAACGAATGAACATCAAAGTTTATGTTGATGCCGACGCAGATGATCGATTGATGCGGATAAGTTGGAGGGATATTGAGGAAAGAGGAAGAACTTTTGAAAAAGTATTACAGCACTACAAAACCTTTGTCAAACCCATGCATCTTCAATTTATCGAACCCACTAAACGCTACGCTGATATTATTGTTCCTCAAGGTGGCAATAACCACGTGGCAATTGATATTTTATCGGCCAAGATAAAGTCGATGTTGGATAAATAA
- a CDS encoding prolyl oligopeptidase family serine peptidase, with translation MNLKRSFLLLFVLISLSLSSQKKHLTHSVYDEWKSIGSSQISNNGNWVNYDINPQEGDGWMYFYDFRNNLLDSIARGTGSKISATNEFIVFLIKPTYAETRKAKVDKKKKEEMPVNKLGIKNLKTGAIVEIDSVKSFELAEEGQNWFAYLKEKEVEKKPEKKSDTTTTEAPSKNPQVRQRPTGGVSNDGSAPKAKGTELVVTNPITDKKFSFTDVIEYQIAKNGQIICFVQVTTDTAKNDTYVVSAFDTKTEQTREIYKAIGTLKKLTLNNDGDNIAFIYSSDTSKVKVYDLYFANGITAKNIVNAKTAGMVADWAVSENGTLSFSENSKRLFFGTSIKPVEEPKDTLLAEEKYSVDIWSWNDPLLQPQQKVQLRNEQRKTYEAVYHIDKAKMVQLENTDMPSVRLLHKKDGDLALGSSNLKYQKETSWDASRYNDYYLVDVNTGKANLLIEKAASSVELSPNGKYLLYWCVKCQAWHAKPTAGGEAINLTKSLNIQFYDELHDSPSEPSPYGIAGWIKGERYVLINDRYDIWKIDVSGVDKAINLTNNYGRNNNITFRYFSLEASSGAGRFRGSREVEEIDPKQIMYLNAFHNYTKQAGVFTIKANQVKDPLKINMGNYAYNSINKAKDADRLIWQRGDYVNYPELHISDINFNNVRKVSVTNPQQSEYNWGTVELVEWRSFDGQMLQGLLYKPEDFDPTKKYPMIAYFYERSSDGMYRYMPPAPSASTINRTYAVSNDYLIFVPDIPYVIGYPGQSAYNAVVSGTYAMLDQFDFIDPARLGLDGQSWGGYQIAYLITETDLFACAFSGAPVVNMTSAYGGIRWGTGMNRAFQYEQTQSRIGGTLWDRHMQYIENSPLFFVPKINTPVMIMANDADGAVPWYQGIEFITALRRLGKPAWMVSYNDEDHNLVKRPARKDLSVRKMQFFDHYLQGKPMPYWMKYGISQMEKGKKDGYELIEK, from the coding sequence ATGAACTTAAAAAGATCTTTTTTGCTGCTTTTTGTGTTAATAAGCCTAAGCTTATCTTCACAAAAGAAACATCTAACCCATTCCGTTTATGACGAATGGAAGAGTATTGGAAGCTCTCAAATATCAAATAATGGGAATTGGGTTAATTACGATATCAATCCCCAGGAAGGTGATGGTTGGATGTATTTTTACGATTTCAGGAACAATTTATTAGATTCAATTGCCAGAGGAACCGGATCAAAAATTTCTGCAACAAATGAATTTATTGTCTTTCTGATAAAACCAACCTATGCTGAAACTCGCAAAGCAAAAGTGGATAAAAAGAAGAAAGAAGAAATGCCTGTAAATAAATTAGGTATAAAAAACCTAAAAACTGGTGCAATTGTTGAAATCGACAGTGTAAAATCATTTGAATTAGCTGAAGAAGGTCAAAACTGGTTTGCTTATCTCAAGGAAAAAGAAGTTGAGAAAAAACCCGAAAAAAAATCTGACACTACGACAACTGAAGCTCCATCCAAAAATCCGCAAGTGAGACAACGTCCAACTGGTGGAGTATCTAATGATGGCAGTGCCCCAAAAGCTAAGGGTACTGAACTTGTCGTTACAAATCCAATAACAGATAAAAAGTTTTCTTTTACAGATGTAATTGAATATCAAATTGCTAAAAACGGTCAAATTATCTGTTTTGTGCAAGTGACTACTGATACTGCGAAAAATGATACTTATGTTGTTAGTGCTTTTGATACAAAAACTGAACAAACAAGAGAAATTTATAAAGCTATTGGAACATTAAAAAAGCTTACATTAAATAATGATGGTGATAATATTGCCTTTATCTATAGCTCTGATACTTCAAAAGTTAAAGTTTACGATCTATATTTCGCGAATGGAATTACCGCTAAAAATATTGTAAATGCCAAAACAGCAGGAATGGTTGCTGATTGGGCCGTTAGTGAAAACGGAACCTTGAGTTTTTCAGAAAACAGTAAACGTCTATTCTTTGGAACTTCAATAAAACCTGTTGAAGAACCCAAAGACACCTTGTTGGCTGAAGAAAAATACAGTGTTGATATCTGGTCGTGGAACGATCCTTTACTTCAACCACAACAAAAAGTTCAATTAAGAAATGAACAGCGAAAAACTTATGAGGCGGTTTACCATATCGACAAAGCAAAAATGGTTCAGCTTGAAAATACGGATATGCCAAGTGTTCGACTATTGCATAAAAAGGATGGAGATTTAGCTCTTGGATCATCTAACTTGAAATATCAGAAAGAAACATCATGGGATGCCAGCCGTTATAATGATTACTATTTAGTTGATGTTAACACCGGTAAAGCAAACTTGCTGATCGAGAAAGCAGCCTCTTCTGTCGAACTATCACCAAATGGAAAATACTTGTTGTATTGGTGTGTTAAATGCCAGGCATGGCATGCAAAACCAACGGCAGGAGGTGAGGCCATTAATCTGACAAAATCCTTAAATATTCAATTCTATGATGAATTACATGACTCTCCAAGCGAACCCTCTCCTTATGGAATTGCCGGATGGATAAAAGGTGAAAGATATGTACTCATTAACGACAGGTATGATATCTGGAAAATAGATGTTAGCGGAGTCGATAAAGCAATTAATCTTACAAATAACTATGGCCGAAACAACAATATAACTTTCAGGTATTTTTCACTTGAAGCTTCATCAGGCGCAGGGCGATTCAGGGGTTCCCGCGAAGTGGAAGAAATCGATCCGAAACAAATCATGTATCTGAACGCTTTTCACAATTATACCAAACAAGCCGGCGTATTTACCATAAAAGCCAATCAGGTTAAAGATCCGTTAAAAATTAATATGGGTAATTACGCTTATAATAGCATTAATAAAGCTAAAGATGCGGATAGACTAATATGGCAGCGAGGAGATTACGTTAATTATCCTGAATTGCATATCAGCGACATAAATTTTAACAATGTCAGAAAAGTTTCGGTTACCAATCCACAACAGAGTGAATATAATTGGGGAACGGTTGAATTAGTAGAGTGGAGATCTTTTGATGGACAGATGCTGCAAGGTTTGCTTTATAAACCTGAAGACTTCGATCCTACTAAAAAATATCCTATGATCGCTTACTTTTATGAAAGAAGTTCGGATGGAATGTATCGATATATGCCTCCGGCACCAAGTGCCTCAACCATAAACCGTACCTATGCAGTAAGTAATGACTATCTGATTTTTGTTCCCGATATTCCTTACGTAATTGGTTATCCGGGCCAAAGTGCCTACAATGCAGTGGTAAGTGGAACTTACGCGATGTTGGATCAATTTGATTTTATTGATCCTGCACGACTTGGGCTAGATGGTCAATCGTGGGGCGGATACCAAATCGCTTATCTGATCACGGAAACAGACCTGTTTGCCTGTGCATTTTCGGGTGCTCCGGTTGTTAACATGACCAGTGCTTATGGTGGAATCAGATGGGGAACAGGAATGAACCGGGCGTTCCAATATGAGCAAACACAAAGCCGAATTGGAGGAACACTTTGGGATCGACACATGCAATACATTGAAAATTCACCCTTATTTTTTGTGCCCAAAATCAACACACCGGTTATGATCATGGCTAATGATGCAGATGGAGCTGTTCCATGGTATCAGGGAATAGAATTTATTACTGCTTTAAGAAGATTGGGTAAACCGGCCTGGATGGTAAGCTATAATGATGAAGATCATAACTTAGTGAAGCGCCCGGCCCGAAAAGATTTGTCGGTTAGGAAAATGCAATTTTTTGACCACTATCTACAAGGTAAACCTATGCCATATTGGATGAAATATGGTATTTCACAGATGGAAAAAGGGAAAAAAGATGGGTATGAACTTATAGAAAAATAA
- a CDS encoding sodium ion-translocating decarboxylase subunit beta → MKRFLTVIGIIAFLTLLSATLANSGYNEKIPYHENDTTTVIDNQNQTDEYSTSDEALKGVRKFISYTGFRNATTGNMVMILVGLFFIFLAIKYDYEPLLLVPIGTGILIGNIPFFQSNDLNLQIGIYQDGSVLNYLYYGVTKGIYPPLIFLGIGAMTDFSSLISNPRLMLLGAAAQVGIFITFLGALFLGFNLPEAASIGIIGGADGPTAIFLSSKLANGGIINGLQTRNLIGPIAIAAYSYMALVPVIQPPIMRLLTSKRERLIRMKPPRSVSKLEKISFPIVGLLLTCFISPGALPLLGMLFFGNILKESGVTRRLADTARTSLIDIVVILLGITVGASTQADVFLTPQSMLIFVLGAISFMFATAGGVLFAKFMNLFLSVGDKINPLIGAAGVSAVPDSARVVQMEGLKSDPNNHLLMHAMAPNVAGVIGSAVAAGILISFLI, encoded by the coding sequence ATGAAACGATTTTTAACAGTAATAGGAATCATAGCCTTTTTGACCTTGTTAAGCGCTACCTTGGCAAATTCAGGCTATAATGAAAAAATTCCCTATCATGAAAATGATACCACAACTGTAATTGATAATCAAAATCAAACAGATGAATATTCTACTTCGGATGAGGCTTTAAAAGGTGTTCGGAAATTTATAAGTTATACAGGATTTAGAAATGCAACAACCGGAAACATGGTAATGATTCTGGTTGGATTATTTTTTATTTTTCTGGCCATTAAATATGATTATGAGCCACTTTTATTAGTTCCGATCGGAACGGGAATTCTTATCGGAAATATTCCTTTCTTTCAGTCCAATGATCTCAATTTACAAATTGGTATCTACCAAGATGGAAGTGTGCTAAACTATTTGTATTATGGTGTAACAAAAGGGATTTATCCCCCGCTCATATTTTTGGGAATTGGAGCGATGACCGACTTCTCATCTCTGATCTCTAATCCGAGATTAATGTTACTAGGGGCTGCTGCTCAAGTTGGTATATTCATCACATTTTTAGGAGCTCTGTTTTTAGGATTCAACTTACCTGAAGCTGCTTCTATAGGTATTATTGGTGGTGCTGACGGCCCAACTGCAATTTTCCTTTCTTCAAAGCTGGCAAATGGAGGTATTATTAACGGACTTCAAACCCGAAACTTAATTGGGCCAATTGCAATCGCAGCTTATTCATACATGGCTTTAGTTCCCGTAATTCAACCTCCAATAATGAGGCTTTTAACATCTAAACGCGAACGATTGATCCGAATGAAACCCCCACGATCCGTTTCTAAACTCGAAAAAATTTCATTCCCAATTGTCGGGCTCCTATTAACTTGTTTTATTTCTCCCGGTGCCCTTCCTTTACTTGGGATGTTGTTTTTTGGAAATATTTTAAAAGAAAGCGGTGTGACCAGACGTTTAGCTGATACTGCCCGAACATCCCTAATTGACATTGTGGTCATTCTATTAGGTATAACAGTAGGAGCATCAACCCAAGCCGATGTTTTTCTAACTCCACAATCGATGCTGATTTTTGTTTTAGGAGCAATTTCGTTCATGTTTGCAACCGCAGGGGGTGTTCTGTTTGCAAAATTCATGAATTTATTTTTATCCGTAGGCGATAAAATAAATCCTTTAATTGGGGCTGCAGGAGTTTCAGCTGTACCAGATAGCGCAAGGGTTGTACAAATGGAAGGCTTAAAATCTGATCCAAACAACCATTTGCTTATGCACGCAATGGCACCTAACGTAGCAGGTGTAATTGGATCTGCTGTAGCAGCAGGTATTCTAATAAGCTTCCTGATTTAA
- a CDS encoding thioredoxin domain-containing protein, producing MMAIQLTYCTHTEQSIPQMESVAIIGNDSIKINEIDSIIADQLFTLRKEALKSLVSIRLLEAEANKLNIDIKEYINREIDKKIKEISQVEISKFLSEKPTIDSAEAIRYLISSKKYQRQNVIIDSLMRINNVRFFLKPDIIKRVDPQSLYGNSLTSSKGIEVYIISDFECPSCIKAEKILSGLYKKYSNKVNFKYTYFSGYIGSSGLASEAAAKQGKFVPMHNLLFENSEFLYKDSIYYELANKISLDIQQFEKDMKDPNILKNMMLNKEILRNLGIYSTPSFIVNGLLLDDEFAVNYLEDIIIQELVKKADLSRKN from the coding sequence ATGATGGCAATTCAATTAACATATTGTACCCATACTGAGCAATCTATTCCACAAATGGAAAGCGTAGCAATAATTGGAAATGATAGTATTAAAATTAATGAAATTGATTCGATTATCGCTGATCAGCTTTTTACATTAAGAAAAGAAGCCTTAAAATCATTAGTAAGTATTCGTCTTTTAGAGGCTGAGGCGAATAAATTAAATATTGATATCAAAGAATACATAAATCGTGAGATTGATAAAAAGATTAAAGAGATATCTCAAGTAGAAATCTCAAAATTTTTATCAGAAAAACCTACTATAGATTCAGCCGAAGCTATTAGATATTTAATATCAAGTAAGAAATATCAAAGACAGAATGTTATTATTGATTCTTTGATGAGAATAAATAATGTTAGATTTTTCCTTAAACCTGATATTATAAAACGAGTTGACCCCCAAAGCTTATATGGCAATAGTCTTACCTCATCTAAGGGAATAGAAGTTTATATTATCTCTGACTTTGAATGCCCATCATGTATTAAAGCTGAAAAAATATTATCTGGACTTTATAAAAAGTATTCAAATAAAGTAAATTTTAAGTACACTTACTTTAGCGGTTATATTGGTTCTTCTGGTTTAGCAAGTGAAGCAGCGGCAAAACAAGGGAAATTTGTTCCAATGCATAATCTTTTATTTGAAAATTCAGAGTTTTTATACAAAGATTCAATTTATTATGAATTAGCAAATAAAATCAGTTTAGACATTCAACAATTTGAGAAAGACATGAAAGATCCTAATATCCTAAAAAACATGATGCTAAATAAGGAAATCTTAAGAAATTTGGGAATTTATTCAACTCCAAGTTTCATTGTTAATGGACTTTTATTGGATGATGAATTTGCAGTAAATTATTTGGAAGATATAATAATTCAAGAATTAGTTAAAAAAGCTGACTTAAGTCGCAAAAATTAA
- the mce gene encoding methylmalonyl-CoA epimerase: protein MKLTHIEHIGIAVVNLDEAISYYENVLGLKCYALEEVKDQKVKTAFFKIGQTKIELLESTDPEGPIGKFIENKGQGVHHIAFAVNKIEEALIEAENKNIKLIDKTPRKGAEGLDIAFLHPKSTMGVLTELCEDKNK from the coding sequence ATGAAACTAACTCATATTGAACATATTGGTATAGCTGTCGTAAATTTGGATGAAGCTATTTCTTATTACGAAAATGTATTGGGTTTAAAATGCTATGCATTGGAAGAAGTAAAAGATCAAAAAGTAAAAACTGCTTTCTTTAAAATTGGTCAAACAAAAATTGAACTTTTAGAATCAACGGACCCGGAAGGACCGATTGGTAAATTTATTGAAAATAAAGGTCAGGGCGTCCATCATATTGCATTTGCCGTAAATAAAATTGAAGAGGCTTTAATTGAAGCTGAAAATAAAAATATCAAACTTATTGATAAAACACCACGAAAAGGAGCTGAAGGTTTAGATATTGCATTCCTTCATCCTAAAAGTACTATGGGAGTATTAACAGAACTTTGCGAAGATAAAAACAAATAA
- a CDS encoding VCBS repeat-containing protein, whose product MRVLKVLLLSCFFYIGVNAQPFVFIHTKTEGLIQSNSAWIDVNKDGYHDLVTTGERYSANQKIIETNLYINDKKGNFIPQNSGIMNMYRSAMAWIDMDKDGDNDLFITGENNKGEILTRIFKNDGRGQFTAYNPNILGVRDGDIDVGDFNGDGKFDIVICGENNGQIYSKVYKNINNTSFSDIGANLVPLYGGSVSWGDYDKDGDGDILITGETREGDAYSLIYQNVNNTDFVSINAPLRGVKYGKAVWGDFDNDGDLDVFLTGESNNFQLVSYFYRNDGKKGFTEIGTSILGMRSGEVQVMDYDCDGDLDLLVSGESIFGPTTRVYRNDGKFIFMDANAGLPGVYLGGAYWADYDKDCDAEIFIIGMDDCYDFEAKLFRNDAEIEIKPAKSTVSSSLWITSSVSYIEKPPYYYFVWSSCFCNPPNRTIIIPGTVSNNHYNVFISNVHYVVEPYKLQGSFNSLIARDVYDWAEVMGGHRVSIGYETKKQAEDAKQQIVRNYQSENFRINFVNW is encoded by the coding sequence ATGAGAGTATTAAAAGTACTTCTATTGTCTTGTTTCTTTTATATAGGAGTTAACGCCCAGCCATTTGTGTTTATACATACAAAAACTGAAGGATTAATTCAGAGCAATTCAGCATGGATCGATGTGAACAAAGATGGTTATCATGACTTGGTAACAACAGGAGAAAGGTACAGTGCGAATCAAAAAATCATTGAAACCAATCTTTACATCAATGATAAAAAGGGGAATTTCATTCCTCAAAATTCGGGAATCATGAATATGTACCGTTCAGCTATGGCATGGATAGATATGGATAAAGATGGGGATAACGATTTATTTATTACAGGTGAAAATAATAAGGGAGAAATTTTGACCCGAATATTTAAAAACGACGGACGGGGGCAATTTACTGCCTATAATCCAAACATACTAGGTGTGAGAGATGGAGATATTGATGTAGGTGATTTTAATGGTGATGGTAAGTTCGACATTGTGATTTGTGGCGAAAACAATGGACAAATTTATTCGAAAGTCTACAAAAATATAAATAATACCAGTTTTTCTGATATAGGCGCTAACCTGGTGCCTCTCTATGGCGGATCGGTGAGCTGGGGCGATTACGATAAGGATGGTGACGGGGATATTCTTATTACGGGTGAAACAAGAGAAGGAGATGCCTATTCCTTAATTTACCAAAATGTTAACAACACTGATTTTGTCAGTATTAATGCTCCATTAAGAGGTGTTAAATATGGAAAGGCTGTATGGGGCGATTTTGATAATGATGGAGATCTTGACGTATTTCTTACAGGGGAAAGTAATAATTTTCAACTCGTTTCATATTTTTATCGAAATGATGGGAAAAAAGGATTTACAGAAATTGGAACGTCCATTCTTGGAATGCGTTCGGGTGAAGTACAGGTTATGGATTACGATTGCGATGGAGATCTTGATTTGTTGGTAAGTGGTGAAAGCATATTTGGGCCAACAACGCGAGTTTATCGAAATGATGGAAAGTTTATTTTTATGGATGCAAATGCAGGGCTTCCGGGTGTTTATTTAGGCGGTGCTTATTGGGCCGATTATGATAAAGATTGTGATGCCGAAATATTTATTATCGGAATGGACGACTGTTATGATTTTGAAGCTAAATTATTCAGAAACGATGCTGAAATTGAAATTAAGCCTGCAAAATCAACGGTATCTTCTAGTCTTTGGATAACATCTAGTGTAAGTTATATTGAAAAACCACCCTATTATTATTTTGTTTGGTCATCTTGTTTTTGTAATCCTCCAAACAGGACAATCATTATACCCGGAACTGTTTCAAACAATCATTATAACGTCTTTATCAGTAATGTTCATTATGTTGTTGAACCGTATAAATTACAAGGATCCTTTAATAGTTTAATTGCCCGCGATGTTTATGATTGGGCCGAAGTTATGGGAGGCCATCGCGTATCAATAGGTTATGAAACAAAAAAACAGGCTGAAGATGCAAAACAGCAAATTGTAAGAAACTACCAAAGCGAAAACTTCAGGATTAATTTTGTAAACTGGTAG
- a CDS encoding OadG family protein yields MNTFLSITIPEALPEGIVITLVGYSIVFSALVILYFVFNTFSKILTIKVRERLRREGRHEIANLPNIDITGEETAAISMALYLFNELHDKESNIITIKKISRAHSQWGAKRDNISKFQR; encoded by the coding sequence ATGAACACATTTTTATCGATTACAATACCCGAAGCCCTGCCTGAAGGAATTGTTATAACCTTGGTTGGTTATTCAATTGTTTTTAGTGCTTTGGTTATTCTTTATTTCGTGTTTAACACCTTTTCCAAAATTTTAACCATTAAGGTTCGTGAACGATTACGCAGAGAGGGAAGGCATGAAATTGCCAACTTACCTAATATTGACATCACCGGCGAAGAAACAGCAGCAATAAGCATGGCCCTGTACTTGTTTAACGAACTCCACGATAAGGAAAGTAATATAATTACCATCAAGAAAATCTCCAGGGCTCATTCACAATGGGGCGCAAAACGAGATAATATTAGCAAATTTCAACGATAA